A window of Desulfobulbus oralis genomic DNA:
TGGGTGTAGCGGTCTTCGGAGACATTGTACCGGTCGATATAGCGTGCAAAATCGGCCAGGGCGTGCAGGGGCAGCACAATGTCCTCGTTCAGCTTGAAGGCGTTGGTGCGCGCGGCAATGGCGCCCAGTTGCTTGCGGGGCTTCCAGAAGCGCTCCGCCTCGTCGCTGTCGGCCGCCACAAAGATTTCGGTGTTGGGGTATTTGGTCAGCAGATCCAGCAGACGCAGCTTGCCCCGCTGAAGCTGCTCTTTGGTGTGCGCCACCATGTCGATCAGCAAAACCGCCTTGGGCGGCAGGCTGCGTGCGGCCTTGAACTTGTAGTCAATGGCACGGATGTACTCTTCGTCAAAGTGCTCCAGCGCCATCAGCGCCTCTTCACCCTGGTTGACGAAGCACTCGGAAATGTCGACGATGACCCGGCTGGCCTCGTCCATGCTGTCGCCGAAAAATTCCAGGCAGAAGGTCTGTTTCTCGGGATATTTGTGATAGAGGATAAACTCCGCCGAGGTGATGACGCCGTCCACGCCCTCCTTTTGCAGGCCAGGCAGGCCGCCCAGCGTTTTGTTGGTGATATCCTTCCACAGTCCTTTTTTCCGGATGGCGTCGCCACGCAGGCTCACGGTCTTGAGCAGCTCGCCGTTCTGTCCCCGGACTTCAAAGGTCACCTGATCGTCCGGCAGAATTTTTCTCCGGGGATGGCCGATCCGCCGGACGGTCAGCAGGCCCGAGCCTGGCATGGCAATGGTGTAGGCCACGATGTTGTCGATGGCCGTTCCCCAGAGCACAGCGGTCTTGCCGCCGGCATTTTCGGCGATGTTGCCGCCAATGGTCGAAGCCCAGGCACTGGTGGGGTCGGTGGCGAACACGTAGCCACGCTCCGAGGCGTAGCGCATGGCATCCTGGGTGACCACGCCGGCCTCCACCTTGAGCACGCTCAGGCCCTTTTCCTCACCCGGGCCGGCGGGCCGTTCCTGTATCCCCTCGATGTGATTGAGTTTTTCGGTATTGATGATGATGCAGTTTTCGGTCAGCGGCACGGCGCCACCGGTCAGGCCTGTCCCGCCGCCCCGGGGAATGATGTGCAATTTCAGGGCGGCGATGGCCTCCAGCAGGGCGGGGATCTGCTTTTCAGCGGTCGGGCGCGCCACGGCCACGGGCAGGCAGAGGCGCCAGTCGGTGGCGTCGGTGGCATGGCTGATCAGGGCAAAGGGATCCAGGCAGACATTGTCCGGCCCCACGATTGCCCCCAGTTTCCGGCGAATGAGTGCCTGCCGGGCCTTGGCCTGCTCCAGTTGGCCACGCAGGGCCGCGGCCCGCTGCCGGCACAGATCGACCAGACGCAGCACCCTGGCGGTGCGCTCGTCGGCGTTTTTATTGTTGCGCAGCGCCGTTTTCCGGATGATGTCCAGATCCTGGTACATCTCTTTGAAGAGATAGCGGCGGCGGCGGGGCGAGTCGATCAGTTCCCGCAGGAGGAAGGGGTTGCGGTGCAGGATAAAGAGATCACCGAAAAAACGCATGAGCAGTCGGGCTGAGCGTCCTGTCACCCGCTGACTGCGCAATTCTTCCACATCGGCCCAGACCGATTCGTCAAAAAGCTGGCGAATGATGAGCCGGTCATCGGCAGAGGTAAAATTGTAGGGGATTTCCCGGTAGGTACTGGTTCTCATGGTATGGCCCGAAGAAAAACGGTGTACAGGGTGGCGACCAGAATACCGGCAGACTTGCCCCGGAGCGGCCGCAGACGCAGATACAGAAAGGGCGGTACTGTACACCAAAAGAAAAAATTTCTGTACAAATCTTGCCGTGGATTTGTGGGTAGATGCCCGGCCCTTGGCACAGTATGTTTGAAAACAAAAAAAGCAACCACGGAAGAAATCCTCCGCGGTTGCCTTGGCTGGAACGCTGTAAATGCGGTATGGATAAAAAACAACCGCTTACTGGAAAAAGGCGGTTGAACTCAACCCAATGGCTGCATTTTGTTGACCCGCCTCGTCAGGCGGGAAATCTTGCGGGCCGCGGTCCTCTTGTGGATGGTGCCCTTGGATGCGGTCTTGTCAATGATCGGAATGGCACGCTGCAGGGCGCTTTTGGCTTCGTCTTCCGAGCCGGCTGCAAGGGCCATTTCAATCTGACGGACTGCGCTTTTCATTGCCGACCGGTTCATGCGGTTGCGCAGACGGCGAACTTTGGACTGACGATCTCTTTTCTCGGCAGATTTATGATTGGCCATACGTCTTCCTCGTCAACAGTAAAAAGAACAGATAAAGCAGCACTCATAGCCAAAGCGCCTCGTTCTGTCAATAAAAATATCCGGGCGCAGGCTGCCGGGACAGTTAATTCTCCGGCGCCCCGTTCGCCGTCTTGTCCAGTATGGCGGAATCCAGCAGGGCGCCGTCCAACCGGGCGTCGGTGAGATCGGCGCCACGCAGGTCGGCATGGTATACAGATCAGCCTTTCTGAGATCAGCCGCCTTCAGCACGGCGTTCTGTAAATTGGCGCCCTTGAGATTGGCCTGGCGCAGGTTGGCCCCGCTCAGATTGCAGCCCTGAAGCCTGGCCCGCTCCAGGTCAAAGCCCTTGAGGCTGCGATCCGAGAGGTCCAGGCCCGACAGATCGCAGTCAATGCAGCTTTTTTGCTTGAACAGCTGCTTGATCATCTGTTCATGAGCCGCATCAGGCCCGGATGAGCCGGCCTCCGGGGCACTTTCACCCTGATCAGCCACACTGGCCTCAGGCCTGGCGGAGGCAGCCGCCTCGGCCGGGGGCTCGTCTTCAGGGGCTGCTTCGGGCGCCGCCCCTGTGGTGCCTGCCGCGTGTGCAGCGCTTTCCTCTGGCTGCGCCGTATTGATCTCCGGTGGTGCTGGAGGCGTTTTGGCCGTGTCCGTATCGTCGGCAGGGGGGGCGGCCTGTGCAGCCGGTGCCGGGGCTGGCTGCGTCACTGGTTCTGCCTCCTGTTCATGCGGCGTCGCCACTGGTTTGGAGCGGCTGATGGCGCTTGCGTCCTTGATTTCCGGCATATCGGGCGCAACTGGCACAGCCTTGGCCGTTTGCGCCCCGACCTCTGCCGTAGCACCTGGTCCGGCGCCTGCCGGCCTGTCCGCAGCCTCTGCTGTCCCGGCCGGAGCCGGGGATTCCGGCTTCGGCTCCTCGGGTAGGGGCGGTGTTTTTTCCGGGTTATAGCCTGTAGCCGAGGCAATCTGTTCTTTGGTGACAAAAGCGCCTTGCAGAACAGCCCCGCTCAGGTTGGCGCCGCTCAGATCGGCCTGGGCAAGATCGGCTCCGCCCAAGTTGGCTCCGCTCAGGTTGGCCCCCTTCAGGTTGGCGCCGGCCAGATCCGCCAGCGGCAGATGGGCGCCGCTCAGATTGGCGCCTTCCAGATTGCCCTGGGCGAGCTGGGCCCGGGTCAGATCGGCGCCAGCCAGATTACAGCCGGGGCAGGCTTTGCTGGCCAGAAGCGTGTCCACATTTTTTTGTACTTCTGCGGAAACCTTGGACGCAGGGGCATCACTGAAGGCCAAATTGACATCGCAGATGAGGGGCAGACAGATGGCCGCGAGCCGAATGATTGTTTTCATGGGCAGGGCATGCGTGGAAAAGGGATGGGCAGCCCGCTGAAGCTGCCGGTAACGGTGCGCGATCTTTTGTATAACCGATATGCTCCGGGGCTTCAATCCTGTTTCCGGACGAGATTCGGGGGCGATGCCCGTTGCCAAAGCAGCACCCGGTCAGGGTGAGAAAAGCTCAAAAGGGCAGGGCGGGATGCTGGTAGTTGGCAGCGTCAAACACCAAGCAGCCGGAAGGAGTCCGCCATGTCCTGCGTCCATCTGAGCCTGGCGGAGCGCATCCGCATCGAAGCGGTTGCATGCAGCCATGGGATGAGCTGCCGGGAAATTGCCGGATGCCCTGGCCGAGAAGCCATACAAGCCTTTTTCGGGAGCCGCGCCAGGGCAGCGCCAAACCTAGGCTCAGGCCTCATTAATCGAGATAGAATATGACGGAAGCCGCGAGGCATAGAGCTGAAAAGAAGGTATGTGCGCAGCGGTCATAACGCATGGCTATTCTCCGCCAGTCCTTGATCCTGCCAAACATGATCTCGATCTTGTGCCGCTGTTTATACAGATTTTGATCGTACGGGCAGGGGCTCTTCCGGCTCCTTCTGGGCGGGATGCAGGGCGTAATGCCTCTGGCACGCAGGGCATCACGGAACCAGTCGGCGTCATAACCACGGTCCGCCAGCAGCTCCCTGGTCTCGGGCAAAGCATCTATGGCATCCATAAGCAGGGCGGCTCCTTTGTAGTCGCTTACCTGGCCTGCCGTGAGCTTCATGGCCAGGGGCCTGCCGTGGCCGTCGCAAAGGGCATGGAGTTTGGAGTTCAGCCCGCCCTTTGTGCGGCCGATGCAGCGGGAAAGAGCCCTTTTTTGAGCAAACTGGCGGCGGTACGATGCGCCTTGAGGTGGGTCGCATCGATCATCACCTGGCCATCCTGTCCCGCTGTTTTTGCCAATTCGGTAAAAATGTTGTTGAAGATGCCCATCTGGCTCCAGCGCAAAAAACGATTGTAGAGCGTCTTGTACGGGCCATACTCGCGCGGCGCATCTTTCCACTGCAGGCCATGCTTGATGACATAAATGATGCCGCTGATGACTTTCCGGTCATCGACCCGCGGAATACCATGTGAACGTGGGAAGAAGGGCTTGATACGTTCGAGTTGTTCGGCAGAAAGGTAGAAAAGTTGGCTCATGGCGTCCTCCTTGAGCACAACTAACCAGATTTGCTGCTTTTTGGCAATTAATGAGGCCTGAGCCTAGCTGTTGTGCCCGGACTGCCGATTGCCGGGCCCGAAAAAGACGAAAGACGTCCGCCGCTTTCAGGGAGGCGCTTGTCCAGCGTTTGTGTGAGCTGCCACCAGACCCTGCGGCAGACTTTGACGCCTGATAACGGTTCGGAACTGTCCGGGTTCAGGGAACTGGAGCGGGCGGACCTGTGCGCCTACTTTTGCAGGCCGCATTTGTTCGGGCAGCGTAGTGCCAACGAAAACGAGGGTGGCCTGTTGCGACAGGGCTTTCCAAGGGGCATCAGCTTGCACAAGATCACGGAGAAGATGCTGGGGAGAGCGCAGTACGACTGAATAAGCGGTCTCGCAAATGGTTCACCTGCCAGACTCCCGTTGAAGTTTGCAACGAGCTGTTCATTGTGGGGCGTTCAGCGTATGGCCCCGCAGGGCGAGACCTCAAAAAATAGCATAATATAATCAAAGAAATTCTCATCAATTGCATCAA
This region includes:
- the rpsT gene encoding 30S ribosomal protein S20, with the protein product MANHKSAEKRDRQSKVRRLRNRMNRSAMKSAVRQIEMALAAGSEDEAKSALQRAIPIIDKTASKGTIHKRTAARKISRLTRRVNKMQPLG
- a CDS encoding pentapeptide repeat-containing protein: MKTIIRLAAICLPLICDVNLAFSDAPASKVSAEVQKNVDTLLASKACPGCNLAGADLTRAQLAQGNLEGANLSGAHLPLADLAGANLKGANLSGANLGGADLAQADLSGANLSGAVLQGAFVTKEQIASATGYNPEKTPPLPEEPKPESPAPAGTAEAADRPAGAGPGATAEVGAQTAKAVPVAPDMPEIKDASAISRSKPVATPHEQEAEPVTQPAPAPAAQAAPPADDTDTAKTPPAPPEINTAQPEESAAHAAGTTGAAPEAAPEDEPPAEAAASARPEASVADQGESAPEAGSSGPDAAHEQMIKQLFKQKSCIDCDLSGLDLSDRSLKGFDLERARLQGCNLSGANLRQANLKGANLQNAVLKAADLRKADLYTMPTCVAPISPTPGWTAPCWIPPYWTRRRTGRRRINCPGSLRPDIFIDRTRRFGYECCFICSFYC
- a CDS encoding IS5 family transposase (programmed frameshift); amino-acid sequence: MSQLFYLSAEQLERIKPFFPRSHGIPRVDDRKVISGIIYVIKHGLQWKDAPREYGPYKTLYNRFLRWSQMGIFNNIFTELAKTAGQDGQVMIDATHLKAHRTAASLLKKGLFSRCIGRTKGGLNSKLHALCDGHGRPLAMKLTAGQVSDYKGAALLMDAIDALPETRELLADRGYDADWFRDALRARGITPCIPPRRSRKSPCPYDQNLYKQRHKIEIMFGRIKDWRRIAMRYDRCAHTFFSALCLAASVIFYLD
- a CDS encoding IS30 family transposase; translated protein: MSSVCVSCHQTLRQTLTPDNGSELSGFRELERADLCAYFCRPHLFGQRSANENEGGLLRQGFPRGISLHKITEKMLGRAQYD